The Bombus vancouverensis nearcticus chromosome 9, iyBomVanc1_principal, whole genome shotgun sequence genome includes a window with the following:
- the nompA gene encoding no mechanoreceptor potential A isoform X4, which yields MKKTNISSLLQSISVLATLRVVVNGQTTCNGGLGRVVYERLPDQQLQGFDDDVVRDSAPPFRVLEKCQELCLRDRTATNNLVRACTSFDFQPGSRIASFSGAAEYEESTCYLTREQAQPEGIGNLMLVPNSVHFTEVCLGSDRIERECPNRRYVFERHPRKKLKLPLTDIKEVSAANRTDCEDRCLNEFSFICRSATYDTALRSCALSRFTRRTHPELLEDDPNSDYLENTCLNAERRCDGLAVFVKEENKRLRGPFEVDIYTNLTLDECQALCLRAEKYFCRSVEFDEQTRQCIISEEDSVSQKDDIGISSSPSHHFYDLVCLDNPRGSEYPDSSSTSHLFSDGRRPDTAFQRYRNSRLSGEFHSEITGRSLSECLDECLRQTSFQCRSAVYSEHYHTCRLSRFNQRDGHRIIYDADYDYYENLMHQYLDGDRDNPGYRPDPLGQDTNFGRPSLGRPGYPEDYDKGYSSSVKPDRYPDRYPDRHTDRYPDRYPDRYPDRYPDRYPDRYPEKYPDKYPDRYPDKYPDRYPDKFPDRYPDKFPDRYPDKYPERYPDKYPDKYPDRYPDRYPADKYPERYPLNGQYPIGAAGDTFPDPIDRYPISDRFPTSDRYPVSDRYPMVDRYPSSDRYPISDRFPSRGGDRRPTHPDRYPIPDTGIDRYPTSGSRYPTGIGNRYPISPSRYPSDSDRYPNSIDRYPIPEDPLDRYPSGLAGGRPHVDRYPISERYPEKDLYPNRFPPSSHGGYSPTYPVDDIYGPQSHPDRNHYGVGGPSRPLGYGGYNNDGAIIGGGYIGEGGVYNSRPFGTSGGPIIGRPPLVSRCDEQDNFRQVGPHTRVRKPFVRRYTTASSLAQCERECADARDFVCRSFNYRPYAAPYGAERDNCELSDRDSRDMDMGNPVYYDTGSDYDFYERNNGRQGADAECLDVSQVCSEDGMEFTLRTPEGFIGRIYTYGYYDRCFFRGNGGTVNVLRISGPQGYPECGTQRYGDTMTNIVVVQFSDYVQTGRDKRFNLTCLFRGPGEAVVTSGYIGAGSGSPIPIEYLPAENTLSSRVRLLILYQGRPTTTIAVGDPLTFRLEAQDGYNYVTDIFATNVIARDPYSGRSVQLIDRYGCPVDNYVFPGLDRLRDGDSLEARFNAFKIPESNFLVFEATVRTCRDGCQPAYCSGGTGRSEPSFGRRRRDVSENDTIVEENEISTITESNINDTSPMLNSTVVEDSNDAEEEEEEEHVREMIEVLDSRMDIDEETMVERQTTIMENVCITPNEYYGLVTAVAVLVVLLASVVLLSMLIYRKYAYAVITKNRRVDKACNRSSHSDDAYSSRANNFSFLRTGLQKPFQSTSISRSMSNVIGQRMSSSSTALEGAVGLSSNRRTGFDPSEPIYTDPSLFEVARCSSPKPTLDDNFHLM from the exons ATGAAGAAAACCAACATATCCAGTCTACTGCAATCCATCTCTGTTCTAGCTACCCTGAGAGTGGTCGTTAACG GGCAAACAACGTGTAATGGCGGCTTGGGTCGAGTCGTTTACGAGAGACTTCCGGACCAACAGCTTCAGGGCTTCGACGACGATGTG GTACGAGACTCTGCACCACCTTTTAGAGTCTTGGAAAAATGTCAGGAATTATGTCTACGAGATAGAACGGCGACGAACAATTTAGTTCGCGCTTGCACGAGCTTCGATTTCCAACCTGGCAGCAGAATAGCTTCTTTCAGCGGGGCTGCAGAATATGAAGAAAGCACTTGCTATTTAACGAGGGAACAGGCGCAGCCAGAAGGAATTGGAAATCTAATGCTGGTGCCAAACAGCGTCCATTTCACGGAAGTTTGTCTTGGCT CCGATAGGATCGAAAGAGAATGTCCAAATCGGCGTTATGTGTTCGAGAGACATCCCaggaagaaactaaaattaccACTGACAGATATCAAGGAAGTTAGCGCGGCGAATAGAACAGACTGCGAGGACAG ATGTTTGAACGAGTTCAGTTTCATTTGTCGATCCGCTACGTATGACACTGCTCTAAGAAGCTGTGCTCTGAGTCGTTTCACCAGAAGAACGCATCCTGAATTATTGGAAGACGATCCAAATTCCGATTATCTGGAAAACACTTGTCTCAATG CAGAACGTCGTTGCGATGGATTAGCTGTGTTCGTCAAAGAAGAAAACAAGCGTCTTCGAGGGCCATTCGAAGTCGACATCTACACGAATCTTACCTTAGACGAGTGTCAAGCCCTTTGTTTGAGAGCTGAGAAATATTTCTGTCGAAGTGTAGAATTCGACGAGCAAACACGGCAATGCATTATTTCAGAAGAAGATTCTGTCTCTCAGAAGGACGATATCGGTATAAGTAGTAGCCCCAGCCATCATTTTTACGATTTGGTTTGTTTAGACAATC CACGCGGTTCCGAATACCCGGACAGCAGCTCCACGTCGCACCTTTTTTCCGATGGACGACGACCAGATACAGCGTTCCAGCGTTATCGAAACTCTCGTTTGAGCGGTGAATTTCACTCTGAGATAACAGGTCGTAGCCTGAGCGAATGCCTTGACGAGTGTCTTCGACAGACCAGTTTCCAATGCAGGAGCGCCGTGTATTCTGAACATTATCATACCTGTCGATTGAGTCGATTCAATCAACGTGATGGACACAGGATCATCTACGATGCAGACTACGATTATTACGAGAATCTTATGC ACCAATATTTGGATGGGGACCGGGATAATCCAGGCTACAGACCAGACCCCCTAGGACAAGATACCAATTTCGGCCGGCCTTCTCTGGGAAGACCTG GCTATCCAGAGGACTACGACAAGGGGTACAGCAGCAGCGTGAAACCAGATCGGTATCCAGATCGTTACCCAGACCGCCACACAGATCGCTATCCAGATCGATATCCAGATCGCTATCCAGACCGTTACCCTGATCGATACCCAGATCGATATCCCGAAAAATATCCTGATAAATATCCAGATCGTTATCCCGATAAATACCCGGACCGTTACCCCGATAAATTCCCAGACCGTTACCCCGATAAATTCCCAGACCGTTACCCCGATAAATATCCAGAACGTTACCCTGACAAATACCCCGACAAATATCCAGATCGTTATCCTGATCGTTATCCAGCTGATAAATATCCCGAAAGGTATCCTTTGAATGGACAATATCCAATTGGGGCAGCAGGGGATACGTTTCCTGATCCTATAGATCGATATCCAATCAGTGATCGATTTCCAACGAGCGATCGTTACCCTGTTAGTGATCGTTATCCAATGGTAGATCGGTATCCATCTTCGGATAGGTATCCAATATCTGATCGATTTCCAAGCAGAGGTGGTGATCGCCGTCCTACTCATCCTGATCGATATCCTATTCCAGACACTGGAATAGACAGATATCCAACAAGTGGTAGTAGATACCCTACTGGAATTGGTAATCGATACCCAATATCTCCAAGTCGTTATCCTAGCGATAGCGATCGGTATCCCAATAGTATAGACCGTTATCCTATTCCCGAGGATCCTCTGGATCGGTATCCATCCGGTTTGGCAGGTGGCAGACCTCACGTCGATCGGTATCCTATCAGTGAAAGGTATCCCGAGAAGGATCTTTATCCTAATCG ATTCCCACCATCGTCGCATGGAGGATACTCTCCAACATACCCCGTTGACGACATCTACGGTCCTCAGTCTCATCCAGACCGGAACCACTATGGCGTAGGAGGACCCAGTCGTCCCTTAGGCTATGGTGGTTATAACAACGACGGCGCAATAATCGGTGGCGGTTACATAGGCGAAGGTGGAGTGTACAATTCGCGACCTTTCGGTACCAGCGGTGGCCCAATTATCGGTCGACCGCCTCTGGTGTCCAGATGCGACGAACAAGACAACTTCCGACAAGTAGGACCTCATACTAGGGTCCGTAAGCCATTCGTCAGACGATATACGACAGCTTCCTCGTTGGCTCAATGTGAAAGAGAATGTGCCGACGCTAGAGACTTCGTGTGCAGATCATTCAATTATCGTCCCTACGCCGCACCCTATGGAGCAGAACGGGACAATTGCGAGTTGAGCGATCGTGACTCCAGGGACATGGACATGGGCAATCCCGTGTACTATGACACTGGCTCCGATTACGACTTTTATGAAAGGAATAACGGCAGACAGGGAGCTGATGCAGAGTGTCTCGACG TGAGTCAAGTGTGTAGCGAAGACGGAATGGAATTTACTTTAAGGACACCGGAAGGATTCATTGGTCGGATTTACACTTACGGCTATTACGATCGCTGCTTCTTCCGCGGAAACGGGGGAACCGTAAATGTTCTTCGAATCAGTGGTCCCCAGGGTTACCCCGAATGTGGCACTCAAAGA TACGGCGACACGATGACAAACATCGTCGTGGTACAGTTCTCGGACTACGTGCAAACAGGAAGGGACAAACGCTTCAATCTCACCTGTCTATTTCGAGGCCCTGGCGAAGCTGTCGTCACATCCGGCTACATCGGTGCCGG ATCAGGGTCTCCGATTCCGATCGAGTACCTTCCAGCAGAAAATACCCTAAGTTCTCGAGTACGTTTACTGATCCTGTATCAAGGCAGACCTACGACGACCATAGCTGTTGGCGATCCACTCACTTTTAGGCTGGAAGCTCAGGATGG GTACAATTATGTAACTGATATCTTTGCTACCAACGTCATAGCAAGAGATCCTTACTCTGGAAGAAGCGTTCAGCTCATAGACAGATACGG CTGTCCAGTGGACAACTACGTATTCCCTGGCTTGGATCGTTTGAGGGATGGTGACAGCCTCGAAGCACGTTTCAACGCTTTCAAAATTCCCGAGTCTAATTTTTTGGTGTTTGAAGCAACCGTACGAACATGTCGAGACGGTTGTCAGCCAGCTTACTGTTCCGGTGGCACCGGAAGGAGCGAGCCATCCTTTGGAAGGCGCAGGAGAGACGTGTCAGAGAACGACACGATCgtagaagaaaatgaaataagcACGATAACGGAAAGTAATATAAACGATACATCTCCCATGTTGAATTCGACAGTGGTTGAAGACAGCAACGACgcagaagaagaggaggaagaggaacACGTGAGAGAAATGATCGAG GTTTTGGACTCGAGGATGGATATCGACGAGGAGACTATGGTCGAGAGACAAACTACCATTATGGAGAACGTCTGCATAACTCCTAACGAGTATTATGGACTTGTGACAGCAGTTGCGGTGCTCGTAGTACTCCTGGCATCCGTGGTTTTGTTATCCATGTTAATTTACAG AAAATACGCTTACGCAGTGATTACGAAGAACCGCAGAGTCGACAAAGCGTGTAATCGAAGCAGTCATTCGGACGACGCTTATAGCAGTCGTGCAAATAACTTCTCTTTCTTGAGAACAGGTCTTCAGAAACCCTTCCAGTCTAC GTCGATCTCCAGATCGATGAGTAACGTGATCGGTCAACGCATGAGCTCGTCATCGACCGCTCTGGAGGGTGCTGTGGGTCTATCGTCCAACAGAAGAACCGGCTTCGACCCGAGCGAGCCGATCTACACCGATCCATCACTGTTCGAAGTTGCTCGTTGCTCGTCGCCGAAACCTACCCTCGATGATAACTTTCATCTCATGTGA
- the nompA gene encoding no mechanoreceptor potential A isoform X3, which yields MKKTNISSLLQSISVLATLRVVVNGQTTCNGGLGRVVYERLPDQQLQGFDDDVVRDSAPPFRVLEKCQELCLRDRTATNNLVRACTSFDFQPGSRIASFSGAAEYEESTCYLTREQAQPEGIGNLMLVPNSVHFTEVCLGSDRIERECPNRRYVFERHPRKKLKLPLTDIKEVSAANRTDCEDRCLNEFSFICRSATYDTALRSCALSRFTRRTHPELLEDDPNSDYLENTCLNAERRCDGLAVFVKEENKRLRGPFEVDIYTNLTLDECQALCLRAEKYFCRSVEFDEQTRQCIISEEDSVSQKDDIGISSSPSHHFYDLVCLDNPRGSEYPDSSSTSHLFSDGRRPDTAFQRYRNSRLSGEFHSEITGRSLSECLDECLRQTSFQCRSAVYSEHYHTCRLSRFNQRDGHRIIYDADYDYYENLMHQYLDGDRDNPGYRPDPLGQDTNFGRPSLGRPGYPEDYDKGYSSSVKPDRYPDRYPDRHTDRYPDRYPDRYPDRYPDRYPDRYPEKYPDKYPDRYPDKYPDRYPDKFPDRYPDKFPDRYPDKYPERYPDKYPDKYPDRYPDRYPADKYPERYPLNGQYPIGAAGDTFPDPIDRYPISDRFPTSDRYPVSDRYPMVDRYPSSDRYPISDRFPSRGGDRRPTHPDRYPIPDTGIDRYPTSGSRYPTGIGNRYPISPSRYPSDSDRYPNSIDRYPIPEDPLDRYPSGLAGGRPHVDRYPISERYPEKDLYPNRFPPSSHGGYSPTYPVDDIYGPQSHPDRNHYGVGGPSRPLGYGGYNNDGAIIGGGYIGEGGVYNSRPFGTSGGPIIGRPPLVSRCDEQDNFRQVGPHTRVRKPFVRRYTTASSLAQCERECADARDFVCRSFNYRPYAAPYGAERDNCELSDRDSRDMDMGNPVYYDTGSDYDFYERNNGRQGADAECLDVSQVCSEDGMEFTLRTPEGFIGRIYTYGYYDRCFFRGNGGTVNVLRISGPQGYPECGTQRYGDTMTNIVVVQFSDYVQTGRDKRFNLTCLFRGPGEAVVTSGYIGAGYARSGSPIPIEYLPAENTLSSRVRLLILYQGRPTTTIAVGDPLTFRLEAQDGYNYVTDIFATNVIARDPYSGRSVQLIDRYGCPVDNYVFPGLDRLRDGDSLEARFNAFKIPESNFLVFEATVRTCRDGCQPAYCSGGTGRSEPSFGRRRRDVSENDTIVEENEISTITESNINDTSPMLNSTVVEDSNDAEEEEEEEHVREMIEVLDSRMDIDEETMVERQTTIMENVCITPNEYYGLVTAVAVLVVLLASVVLLSMLIYRKYAYAVITKNRRVDKACNRSSHSDDAYSSRANNFSFLRTGLQKPFQSTSISRSMSNVIGQRMSSSSTALEGAVGLSSNRRTGFDPSEPIYTDPSLFEVARCSSPKPTLDDNFHLM from the exons ATGAAGAAAACCAACATATCCAGTCTACTGCAATCCATCTCTGTTCTAGCTACCCTGAGAGTGGTCGTTAACG GGCAAACAACGTGTAATGGCGGCTTGGGTCGAGTCGTTTACGAGAGACTTCCGGACCAACAGCTTCAGGGCTTCGACGACGATGTG GTACGAGACTCTGCACCACCTTTTAGAGTCTTGGAAAAATGTCAGGAATTATGTCTACGAGATAGAACGGCGACGAACAATTTAGTTCGCGCTTGCACGAGCTTCGATTTCCAACCTGGCAGCAGAATAGCTTCTTTCAGCGGGGCTGCAGAATATGAAGAAAGCACTTGCTATTTAACGAGGGAACAGGCGCAGCCAGAAGGAATTGGAAATCTAATGCTGGTGCCAAACAGCGTCCATTTCACGGAAGTTTGTCTTGGCT CCGATAGGATCGAAAGAGAATGTCCAAATCGGCGTTATGTGTTCGAGAGACATCCCaggaagaaactaaaattaccACTGACAGATATCAAGGAAGTTAGCGCGGCGAATAGAACAGACTGCGAGGACAG ATGTTTGAACGAGTTCAGTTTCATTTGTCGATCCGCTACGTATGACACTGCTCTAAGAAGCTGTGCTCTGAGTCGTTTCACCAGAAGAACGCATCCTGAATTATTGGAAGACGATCCAAATTCCGATTATCTGGAAAACACTTGTCTCAATG CAGAACGTCGTTGCGATGGATTAGCTGTGTTCGTCAAAGAAGAAAACAAGCGTCTTCGAGGGCCATTCGAAGTCGACATCTACACGAATCTTACCTTAGACGAGTGTCAAGCCCTTTGTTTGAGAGCTGAGAAATATTTCTGTCGAAGTGTAGAATTCGACGAGCAAACACGGCAATGCATTATTTCAGAAGAAGATTCTGTCTCTCAGAAGGACGATATCGGTATAAGTAGTAGCCCCAGCCATCATTTTTACGATTTGGTTTGTTTAGACAATC CACGCGGTTCCGAATACCCGGACAGCAGCTCCACGTCGCACCTTTTTTCCGATGGACGACGACCAGATACAGCGTTCCAGCGTTATCGAAACTCTCGTTTGAGCGGTGAATTTCACTCTGAGATAACAGGTCGTAGCCTGAGCGAATGCCTTGACGAGTGTCTTCGACAGACCAGTTTCCAATGCAGGAGCGCCGTGTATTCTGAACATTATCATACCTGTCGATTGAGTCGATTCAATCAACGTGATGGACACAGGATCATCTACGATGCAGACTACGATTATTACGAGAATCTTATGC ACCAATATTTGGATGGGGACCGGGATAATCCAGGCTACAGACCAGACCCCCTAGGACAAGATACCAATTTCGGCCGGCCTTCTCTGGGAAGACCTG GCTATCCAGAGGACTACGACAAGGGGTACAGCAGCAGCGTGAAACCAGATCGGTATCCAGATCGTTACCCAGACCGCCACACAGATCGCTATCCAGATCGATATCCAGATCGCTATCCAGACCGTTACCCTGATCGATACCCAGATCGATATCCCGAAAAATATCCTGATAAATATCCAGATCGTTATCCCGATAAATACCCGGACCGTTACCCCGATAAATTCCCAGACCGTTACCCCGATAAATTCCCAGACCGTTACCCCGATAAATATCCAGAACGTTACCCTGACAAATACCCCGACAAATATCCAGATCGTTATCCTGATCGTTATCCAGCTGATAAATATCCCGAAAGGTATCCTTTGAATGGACAATATCCAATTGGGGCAGCAGGGGATACGTTTCCTGATCCTATAGATCGATATCCAATCAGTGATCGATTTCCAACGAGCGATCGTTACCCTGTTAGTGATCGTTATCCAATGGTAGATCGGTATCCATCTTCGGATAGGTATCCAATATCTGATCGATTTCCAAGCAGAGGTGGTGATCGCCGTCCTACTCATCCTGATCGATATCCTATTCCAGACACTGGAATAGACAGATATCCAACAAGTGGTAGTAGATACCCTACTGGAATTGGTAATCGATACCCAATATCTCCAAGTCGTTATCCTAGCGATAGCGATCGGTATCCCAATAGTATAGACCGTTATCCTATTCCCGAGGATCCTCTGGATCGGTATCCATCCGGTTTGGCAGGTGGCAGACCTCACGTCGATCGGTATCCTATCAGTGAAAGGTATCCCGAGAAGGATCTTTATCCTAATCG ATTCCCACCATCGTCGCATGGAGGATACTCTCCAACATACCCCGTTGACGACATCTACGGTCCTCAGTCTCATCCAGACCGGAACCACTATGGCGTAGGAGGACCCAGTCGTCCCTTAGGCTATGGTGGTTATAACAACGACGGCGCAATAATCGGTGGCGGTTACATAGGCGAAGGTGGAGTGTACAATTCGCGACCTTTCGGTACCAGCGGTGGCCCAATTATCGGTCGACCGCCTCTGGTGTCCAGATGCGACGAACAAGACAACTTCCGACAAGTAGGACCTCATACTAGGGTCCGTAAGCCATTCGTCAGACGATATACGACAGCTTCCTCGTTGGCTCAATGTGAAAGAGAATGTGCCGACGCTAGAGACTTCGTGTGCAGATCATTCAATTATCGTCCCTACGCCGCACCCTATGGAGCAGAACGGGACAATTGCGAGTTGAGCGATCGTGACTCCAGGGACATGGACATGGGCAATCCCGTGTACTATGACACTGGCTCCGATTACGACTTTTATGAAAGGAATAACGGCAGACAGGGAGCTGATGCAGAGTGTCTCGACG TGAGTCAAGTGTGTAGCGAAGACGGAATGGAATTTACTTTAAGGACACCGGAAGGATTCATTGGTCGGATTTACACTTACGGCTATTACGATCGCTGCTTCTTCCGCGGAAACGGGGGAACCGTAAATGTTCTTCGAATCAGTGGTCCCCAGGGTTACCCCGAATGTGGCACTCAAAGA TACGGCGACACGATGACAAACATCGTCGTGGTACAGTTCTCGGACTACGTGCAAACAGGAAGGGACAAACGCTTCAATCTCACCTGTCTATTTCGAGGCCCTGGCGAAGCTGTCGTCACATCCGGCTACATCGGTGCCGGGTATGCCAG ATCAGGGTCTCCGATTCCGATCGAGTACCTTCCAGCAGAAAATACCCTAAGTTCTCGAGTACGTTTACTGATCCTGTATCAAGGCAGACCTACGACGACCATAGCTGTTGGCGATCCACTCACTTTTAGGCTGGAAGCTCAGGATGG GTACAATTATGTAACTGATATCTTTGCTACCAACGTCATAGCAAGAGATCCTTACTCTGGAAGAAGCGTTCAGCTCATAGACAGATACGG CTGTCCAGTGGACAACTACGTATTCCCTGGCTTGGATCGTTTGAGGGATGGTGACAGCCTCGAAGCACGTTTCAACGCTTTCAAAATTCCCGAGTCTAATTTTTTGGTGTTTGAAGCAACCGTACGAACATGTCGAGACGGTTGTCAGCCAGCTTACTGTTCCGGTGGCACCGGAAGGAGCGAGCCATCCTTTGGAAGGCGCAGGAGAGACGTGTCAGAGAACGACACGATCgtagaagaaaatgaaataagcACGATAACGGAAAGTAATATAAACGATACATCTCCCATGTTGAATTCGACAGTGGTTGAAGACAGCAACGACgcagaagaagaggaggaagaggaacACGTGAGAGAAATGATCGAG GTTTTGGACTCGAGGATGGATATCGACGAGGAGACTATGGTCGAGAGACAAACTACCATTATGGAGAACGTCTGCATAACTCCTAACGAGTATTATGGACTTGTGACAGCAGTTGCGGTGCTCGTAGTACTCCTGGCATCCGTGGTTTTGTTATCCATGTTAATTTACAG AAAATACGCTTACGCAGTGATTACGAAGAACCGCAGAGTCGACAAAGCGTGTAATCGAAGCAGTCATTCGGACGACGCTTATAGCAGTCGTGCAAATAACTTCTCTTTCTTGAGAACAGGTCTTCAGAAACCCTTCCAGTCTAC GTCGATCTCCAGATCGATGAGTAACGTGATCGGTCAACGCATGAGCTCGTCATCGACCGCTCTGGAGGGTGCTGTGGGTCTATCGTCCAACAGAAGAACCGGCTTCGACCCGAGCGAGCCGATCTACACCGATCCATCACTGTTCGAAGTTGCTCGTTGCTCGTCGCCGAAACCTACCCTCGATGATAACTTTCATCTCATGTGA